Proteins encoded within one genomic window of Synechococcus sp. PCC 7335:
- the dnaG gene encoding DNA primase, which produces MGTPHIHPDTIDEVRQRADIVDIVSEQVVLKKQGKDFVGLCPFHDDKSPSFSVSPSKQFYYCFSCGAGGNAFKFLMELGQRSFADVVLDLARRYQVPVKTTEPAQQQELQRKLTLREQLYEIVAIAAKFYEHALFQPDGKQALAYLRDERLLSDETISHFQIGYAPEGWQTLYGYLVDQKRYPVGLVEQAGLIVPRKEGTGYYDRFRDRIMVPIHDAQNRLIGFGGRGLTAEAKPKYLNSPETELFDKGKTLYGLDKAKAAIAKQDRAIVVEGYFDVIALHAAGITNAVASLGTALNAAQVKLLLRYTESKQIIFNFDADAAGIKAAERAIGEVAEMAYRGDVQLRVLNIPDGKDPDDYLRLHTAEAYIALTNSAPLWLDWQIDKIVSDADLKQADQFQQCSQSIVSLLSNIANADTRTHYIRYCAEIFSQGDGRIVPLLAENLLAQVRRKRRNPGNKQSTKGDKRDTKILNRSFLEEAEAALLRIYIHCPEHRQTIIDGLDARDLGFSFSHHRALWRMVTELTEIEKREASASTMLQTLRNCSAESTGPLSQVHHLLYLDEKTRLDTVREPLVIRAAIACLERNMCEKRYRRLLELWQAGDFSKTPETHTEYQKQIVAEKSRINELDREERSVDFVDLASVPWVGQ; this is translated from the coding sequence ATGGGCACTCCCCACATTCATCCAGACACCATTGATGAGGTTCGTCAGCGCGCCGACATCGTCGATATTGTCTCTGAGCAGGTCGTGCTCAAAAAACAGGGCAAGGATTTTGTTGGGCTGTGCCCGTTTCACGATGACAAGTCACCTAGCTTCAGCGTGAGTCCGTCGAAGCAGTTTTACTACTGCTTTAGCTGCGGGGCGGGGGGAAATGCGTTTAAGTTTTTGATGGAGCTAGGTCAGCGCTCATTTGCGGATGTCGTACTGGATTTGGCGCGGCGCTATCAGGTGCCAGTCAAGACCACAGAACCAGCTCAGCAGCAGGAGCTACAGAGAAAGCTAACGCTTAGAGAACAGCTCTATGAGATTGTGGCGATCGCCGCTAAGTTTTATGAGCATGCCTTATTTCAGCCAGATGGAAAACAGGCACTCGCCTACTTACGAGATGAAAGGCTGCTGAGCGATGAGACGATTAGCCACTTTCAGATAGGCTACGCGCCTGAGGGATGGCAGACGCTGTATGGCTATTTAGTCGATCAAAAGCGCTATCCGGTAGGGCTAGTTGAGCAGGCTGGGCTGATTGTACCGAGAAAGGAAGGAACAGGCTATTACGATCGGTTTCGCGATCGCATTATGGTCCCTATCCACGACGCCCAAAATCGTCTGATCGGATTTGGCGGTCGAGGGCTAACAGCAGAGGCTAAGCCCAAATACTTGAACTCACCCGAGACAGAGCTGTTTGACAAAGGGAAGACACTCTACGGACTAGATAAAGCAAAAGCGGCGATCGCCAAGCAAGATCGCGCGATTGTCGTCGAAGGCTACTTTGACGTGATTGCTCTGCACGCGGCAGGCATCACCAATGCAGTGGCCTCGTTAGGAACGGCCCTAAATGCTGCACAGGTCAAACTGCTGCTGCGCTATACCGAATCAAAGCAAATCATCTTTAACTTTGACGCGGATGCGGCAGGAATAAAAGCCGCTGAAAGGGCCATTGGCGAAGTCGCAGAGATGGCCTACCGAGGCGATGTACAGCTCCGTGTGCTCAATATTCCAGACGGCAAAGATCCCGACGACTACCTGCGACTGCATACAGCTGAAGCGTACATTGCCTTAACCAACTCCGCTCCGCTTTGGCTCGATTGGCAAATCGACAAAATTGTCAGCGACGCAGACCTGAAGCAAGCCGATCAGTTTCAGCAGTGTTCACAGTCAATCGTTTCGCTACTCAGCAATATTGCCAACGCTGATACCCGAACGCACTATATTCGCTACTGCGCTGAGATCTTCAGTCAGGGGGACGGTCGAATTGTACCGTTGCTAGCCGAAAATCTGCTAGCTCAGGTTCGGCGTAAACGTCGCAATCCCGGAAATAAACAGAGTACTAAAGGCGACAAAAGAGATACCAAGATTCTCAACCGCAGCTTTTTAGAAGAGGCTGAAGCGGCACTACTACGGATTTATATTCACTGCCCCGAGCATCGCCAGACGATTATCGATGGCCTAGACGCTCGCGATCTGGGGTTTAGCTTTTCTCACCACCGGGCGCTATGGCGTATGGTAACTGAGCTAACCGAGATTGAGAAGCGAGAAGCATCCGCTTCAACTATGCTGCAAACGCTTCGTAATTGTTCAGCGGAGTCAACCGGCCCTCTCTCTCAGGTTCACCATCTGCTGTATCTAGATGAAAAGACACGCTTGGATACGGTACGCGAGCCTTTGGTAATTCGCGCGGCGATCGCCTGCCTGGAGCGAAACATGTGCGAAAAGCGATATCGGCGGCTACTCGAACTTTGGCAGGCCGGAGACTTCTCCAAAACACCCGAAACTCATACAGAGTATCAGAAGCAAATTGTCGCAGAGAAAAGCCGGATTAATGAGCTAGATAGAGAAGAACGCAGCGTCGACTTTGTCGATCTTGCCAGCGTCCCCTGGGTTGGGCAGTGA
- a CDS encoding ComF family protein — protein MDRLSSARLLGRSAVRTGLSFLLGQGCAVCDRLQHQTFCPDCQGQLQDLVRDFKGWTPSEQHPLLIGALAPYSGPLKQALRTLKYDYRPDVGRVLGVALAKQWKKHRPLMKLSTTLYVLPIPLHRHRQIQRGYNQAKVIGQSFSQASGVPLLAGGLVRVENTLPQYQLGLKARQANLKDAFQVGQPLRRLGQRLGAMPNILLVDDIYTTGTTAKSAADSLRRSHVPVVGMIAVARAVGD, from the coding sequence ATGGATAGGCTAAGCAGTGCTCGTCTGCTGGGTCGCTCTGCAGTGAGGACAGGACTTAGCTTTCTTTTGGGTCAGGGATGTGCAGTGTGCGATCGCCTACAGCACCAAACTTTTTGCCCAGACTGCCAGGGGCAACTGCAAGATCTGGTCAGGGACTTTAAGGGGTGGACACCGAGCGAACAGCACCCCCTTTTAATCGGTGCGCTAGCACCTTACAGCGGTCCGCTCAAGCAGGCGCTACGAACTTTGAAGTATGACTATCGACCGGATGTTGGCCGAGTATTAGGAGTAGCGTTGGCTAAGCAGTGGAAAAAGCACAGGCCGCTTATGAAGCTATCCACTACGCTGTATGTGCTGCCGATCCCGCTGCATCGTCATCGGCAGATTCAAAGAGGCTACAACCAGGCCAAAGTCATTGGTCAAAGTTTCTCTCAGGCGAGCGGGGTGCCACTATTGGCGGGCGGGTTAGTCCGCGTTGAGAATACGCTGCCTCAATATCAGCTAGGGCTAAAAGCACGACAGGCAAATCTGAAGGACGCCTTCCAAGTCGGTCAGCCGCTACGTCGACTTGGTCAGCGGCTTGGAGCTATGCCCAACATTTTACTCGTAGATGATATCTATACGACTGGAACCACAGCAAAGAGCGCAGCAGACAGTCTGAGGCGATCGCATGTTCCTGTTGTCGGTATGATCGCTGTGGCTAGGGCCGTTGGTGATTAG